From the genome of Perca fluviatilis chromosome 8, GENO_Pfluv_1.0, whole genome shotgun sequence:
TGTTCATACTTTTCACACATTTTCATAAGAGTGTATGGAAGGATTTGACAGTAAATTCACTGTTGACTCAGGATGCAGAAAAGTAAAACAGCGTGTGTCTCTGAGCCCAAATGGGGCCGTTGGTAGAAATGTTGTGCCAgtttttaaattacaaatcactttatatgtatttctgtgGTAGAAAGCATAGTTTTTTGTGGGGCACAGTCTATCAAGTcttaaactgaatatatttctCTTTGATAAAGAGAGTTACgtgtttcattttgtaaatggactgtatttatatagcccattaaacactactcaaagcgctttaacatagtagaggaaccattcaccagtcacacacattcatacacatgcCTCAGCCAAGgatgccgtacaaggtgccacctgctcagcTCAGCtgatacacattcacacacaagttcagtgtcttgcccaaggacacttggGACTGCTGGACCAGGGATGGAACCGCCAACCTTCCAATTGGTCTACACCAGAGCCACAGACATATCTAGTGCTTGTCTAATGAATATTAGGGATATCTGTGGTCTCTTAAATTGCTTTTACCAGGATAGAGCAAGCAAATACAACTAACATAGACTTGTGTATTTTGAATGGTCTCCTTGATGAAACCCATTAGAGAGAGGAGATAtattatttacagtataaagcagtattatatattaatgcttttgtcattttgtttctAGAGTGACAGTGTGAAGAGTAGCCATGACGTAGACAACCTCCTCATGGGCATGGCTTCCCAGATtgcagagagagaagacaaCATTGTTGTTGATGACCTGAGAGGTGTTTAATCACTCTTATTAACTGCATGTCACAGGAACTGGTTTTCACATGCAAGGCCTTGCAATTTGCCTTGGTGTTGTGTTGAAGAAAATACCACAAAAGTCAAgcaattataaatataaaaaagaaatttacAATAACATTACTCGACATATCATTCAATCAAACATATTCAAGTCATAAACGAATATGCGCTGCTCTGATCTGATTTGCACCCTGACAGACTTCATGTACGGACCCCTGAGGTTCAGCCGGACAGATCTGGTGGCCATGACCGTCCAAAGAGGAAGAGACTTTGGCCTACGTAGTTACACTGAGATCAGAAAAGCACTGGATCTGCCTCCTgtcaagacatttgaagacataAATCCTGAGCTCAACAGCAACAACCCACAGGTAAAGTCTTTCAACAAAGAATGATCAAACTGCTTAAAAGAGTTTAACAGTAatcctgtgtgtgttcttgtgtccaACAGTTGCTCCACGATATTGCAGAACTGTACAACGGAGACATCTCAAAACTGGAGCTCTTCCCTGGAGGCCTGCTGGAGTCTCTTGATGGACCGGGTGAAGTTTTCGCCACCATAATCTTGGACCAGTTTGAACGCATCAGAAACGGAGACCGCTTTTGGTTCGAGAACAAACAGAATGAGTAAGCTCCTCTTTGaagatttttcaaaataaaaacaactgtaATAGTATCTGATCCTACAGTATTGTGTGATGTGGTGGAAATTGTATTACATAGGGTGAGATCTGAAATAAGGCTTCACTCAACAAAGTCTTTTGAGTATTTATTCTTTGTGCAAAGAAGGTTCAGTTCATCAGGAGAGTCTGAGAGAATGAACAAAGAGTTTTGGGAGAGCATCATCCCTATCTAGTTTCTACAAGGCTGAAAGCGAAGGGCGGGAGGGAAAGTCTGGTCTGAACCAGTTCTGACTATTAGGGAATAGCAACATGTGGAATTCCAAGGTCAAGGAGCACTAACACATCTTCTACTAACTACTACTAACATTTGTGCTGAAGGCAGAAACTGTGAAATGTTTAAGCAATAGAACAACAAACCTGTAATTTAccattaataaaacaacaaaagtgtAAATTACCATTACAGTGATGCCAATTTTCTTACTACAGTTGTGTTCTTTGGGGTGTCTTCCAGTTTGTTCACACATGAGGAGATCCAAATGATCCGCAATGTGACCTTTCATGATGTCCTTATCGCAGTCACAAATGCAGAAGCCACTGATATACAAAATAATGTGTTCTTCTGGAAGGATGGTAAAAacgtgtattttatttttgattcaTAAACAATTACTCATAGCTCATTCGAATCAGTGATAAAATATTTAAAGCTTGGATTGAAAAAAACGGTCTCTCTGTTGTCCTAGGTGACCCTTGTCCTCAGCCTACACAGCTGAATGCATCAATGCTCCATCCCTGCACCAATGCCACCAAACTTAATTACTTTGATGGGAGCAAAGCTGGCTTTGGGATATTTATCATTGTTCTGTTCCTCTTTCCTGTTGGTCAGTATCACACTCACAAATCCATCTCTTTTGGCACAGCAACAATACTGATTTCACTCATCAGCAGTTTTGTTGATAATTTTACTTTCAGTTAGTTTTCTGGTGGCCTGTATGGTGGCATATCTCCGCAAGTACAGGTACAGGAAGttccagagaagaagaaaagatggTGACAGAACAGAGGATCCGGCTGTGGGAATCACTGGTacgaaaaaaaatctaaaataaaatacttctattATGTCTAATATTAGAAAAAACATAATATCTATGAGTcagatttagtttttatttttattttgaagcttaATCTCAAAAATCAAGttacaacatttttacagtatacaAACAAAGATAAGGAAAGgaaataaagataaataaataactattaGCAGCTAGGATTTACTGCTGTGCCGGCCTGCAGAAACAATTATGTATGCCACATAGGTATCAACACAATTGTAAAACTGAGCTGATAATATGGATTAAAGTGTTAATGACCTTCCTAGATTTACATTCTGTCAGCTTCAAAACCCAACTCATAAACACTAGACAAATTGACCAATAATCAGTTATTCACAGGTGACAGTGAAACCAATCTGGTAGTTTCTGTTTTTTACACCtgtcctcttcatcatctagaATCCTGTCTTGCACCTGGTCTCATTCTGCTTTTGCTCTGCAGCCTTCGAATGGCAGGGCCATAAAGAACCCCTGCATCCTGTCAGCGTGGAGGTCGATgagaagaggaggctgcaggtcTTTGACAGATCTGGGTCCACTCATCGCTGCCTCAATCTGGGCAACCAGGACTACCTAGACATCCTTCTCTCCAACGACCGGCACCATAAAGCTCTGGTGCTCAAAGTTATAAAAGAGTACGACCTGGTGAGCAGGGGGTGGTTTgcactagagatgttccgataccatttttttcttCCCGAAACCAATTCTGTACCGGAacttgtgaaacatgaacaaatacatacaGAGATTACAGAGATTACAATATAACCTTCTTTCATTATCTATTATGACAGTCATGAtggaaaaataacataaataaactactttaaggTAGATCTTTTTCAGGGCTTAATTACATGGTATAGGCTCAGTGCATAGACTTGCATACTCACAGATACCGATACTAGCAATTTATGCATTATCGTAGGCATTTACGATACTGGTATGGGAACAACTCTAGTTTGCAACTTCAGGTTCTTGATCTGAAAAAGCAGGTGCAGTCTGATTGAAGTTGTAGGACAAAAGGGGTTTTGAAAAgtattgctgctgctgcatcttGTGTAAGCATAAACAACCAATTTCTGTGTTCACATTTAAGTATTTTTGCAGTTTAAGCACATCCAGCTTTCTCACTTTTCTCAGTGAAGTTTCTTCTATTCATATTTTTCAACTCATCCAATCGTTGATGCAAGCATGATTCTGCAGATGTACACTTTTTTATCTTACTTCACTCCTGTTTTTCTTCTCCTGTCTGCACATCCAGGTGCTGTTTTTTGATGATGAGAGCAAACGTGCAGCGTTTGTCAAGCAGGTGACAGACATCGGGCAGGAGATTAGAGTGACggagatgagagagagggagctgcTGAAGGAGGCTTTAACCAAAGAGCAGAGGGCTCCGATTGTGGAAACTTTCATTCGACATGCTTTTTCTAAGGTACCATCAGCCTCTGGATGTTTACCTCATCCTCCGCTCTGTTACAGCGGCAGCAGCTTTAAGCTCAGCCACAAAATGTCGTCAATCCTTGTTTGAGGTCGATTAGGTCCGACCTCCAGCCAAAAGAACTAATTGTTGGTTTTGATGGTGACCTCATCTGTGATGGACATATAGTAACCTCAGTTAGTGTTGGGGAGATTACTAATGACACTATGGTGACATATAATGATCTGTCCCTCACTGTCCCTCTGGTGCACAGGTCTTGGAAATTGAGAAGTGTGACGCTGGGGACCTGAGTGGCATTTCCTACAAGAAAGCCAAAGAGGTTCTCCAGTGCGAGCTGACAGCGTCTGAGTTTGCTGATGCACTGGGCCTCAAGTCTGACTCCTTATTTGTAGACTCCATGTTCACACTAGCTGATAAAGATGGAAACGGTTACCTCTCCTTCCAAGAGTTTCTTGATGTGATGGTTATCTTTATGAAAGGTAAAATTCATGACTCCAAAATGCTATAGCTGTTTTGTGTGCCTAAGCCACCTAAACACTGCATTAAATGTACATCTAAAAATGCTGCAGTTGGAGGATTTTGGTGGTTTTGAGTGAGGTTGAATTTCAGCACTAatttaatataacaaaacagATGCTAATATATTTGTCCATTTCATTCCAGGTTTTATAGACTGATGTAATGTAGATTTAGATAGCCAGGAGTAAGCAATAGACTACATGAATGGCATGTTGAAAGAAAGTTGATGTCTTAAACCAGTAAACAGTATTAGTTTAGTCCTACATTATGTCATTGATGATGTTTGTATTCAACCAGGGTCTCctgaggaaaaatccaaaatGATGTTCTCCATGAACGACATCGGTGGCACTGGTTTCTTATCAAAAGAAGAATTTGCCAGGATGCTCAGGTttgattgattttaaaaaaaattctttaatgACTGCACctagtctttatttctgtctGATGGTTCATCTTCGCCCTTTTGATGTGCTGCAGGTCTTTCATTGAAATCTCCAACGGTGCTTTGTCAAAGAGCCAGGCGGAGGACGGCATCAAGGCCATGATGCAGGCCGCAGGCTTTGATGACAAGGAGAAACTCACATGGGAGGACTTCCATTTCCTCCTGCGGGACCACGAGAAAGAGCTGCAGTTTGCCCAACTCAATGTCAAAGGTTGGAGAAAGTTTTGTCTTAGATTATCCTTTTTTATAAATCCTTTCTCTGACCTTGTCTGATGAAATCaatgtgtctgctgtgtgtgcagGGATGGAGAAACAGGGCAAGAAGTGGCTGAGTCGAGACCAGAGGGTGTCCTTCATCTGTCCAGGAAACAGgtcagagaacaggacacacagGCTGTAATCACTCATCCAGATCACTAATAAACAACTGTTCCTTGTCACTATGGATAAGAACAATGATCCACTAGCTTTGTCACTTACTCATTTCATCCCAAGTGACCATTGTGTCCCAGCTTacaatattattaattttttgtttGCAGCAACATCAAGACAGATGGACCGGAGATACGCAGACGGAAAAAGTTTGTTGTCTTATTTGATTTTTCTGCTCCTGTAAATGACTTTCTGAAGGAAGGATAAGAAATACTAAGAAATATAAGATGTCTGACAATGGACCAGACTTACTATAGAGAAGTTAAACACATTAGTACTATCTATTTTGTCTCACAGTATTTACTGaaatgggtttaaaaaaaatacatcttaGTAGAGTAGAGTTTTTTTTCTAGTATTTATGTGTTCAGGAAACTGTGGTTGTGTGGAAAACCATGGCAGCTTGTGGTTTACCAAAATGTTTAGAAATGTATGAACTTGCACATATAAAGTAACTGCTTTTGAGTCTCTCCAACTACAAAGGCTTCACAttacaaagtttaaaaaaatgtcacaccCTACTTCCTCTGTAGTTTTGGGTGACCTGAATATGGTcaaaacctaaacagctaaatGATAGGCAGAACAACAAGCATCGACTGTATCCAAGTCTAATGGATTTCAATATTTTCAGGTCAAGTGTCAACACTCCAAATGTCTATGTGAAGCCCAAGCGTGAGCAGTACATAAGGAACCCAATCCAGAAGAAGATCCAGCACTTCAAACGTTTCATTGAGAATTATCGGCGTCATATCGTCTGTTTTATCGTCGTGTACGGCATCGCGGCTGGTGTGGCACTTGAAAGATGTTACTGTGAGTAGAAATCATTCTTCTCCTTGTTCAGCTTCCCTCTTTACCTTTAGCATCATACCTTTCTGGTCAGCGTGAACCTTTTCTAAGCTGATTAATAATTGTTTTCAGACTACGGTTTGCAGGCCGATTCTACAGGTATCCCCGAGACTTCAGTGGTGGGTATCATTGTCTCCCGTGGCTCGGCCGCTGCCATCTCCTTCTTGTTTCCCTACATGCTCCTCACTGTGTGTCGCAACCTCATCACACTGTGCCGAGAGACATTCCTCAACCGATATATCCCCTTTGATGCTGCCATCGATTTTCATCGCTTCATGGCGATGACTGCCATCCTCCTTTCAGGTTCGTAGACCAGAGGAGATGATAGCTGATAGAGATGATGGAAAGTTAAGTTCTGATAACTTAgtttacatgtttacattttactAGTGTGagctcactctttttttttattctgactGTAGTTGTTCATAGTTTGGGCCATGTGGTCAACATCTACATCTTCTCCATCAGCGACCTCAACATCCTGTCTTGTCTGTTTCCCAAAGTCTTATCCAACAACGGGTATTGTTAGAAATTTATGCCTGACTTTAGCAGACATTTGTACACTTTGCGGAGAGTTATGTTCACTGATTTacactgtgttttcattttagGTCTGAGCTCCCTCTGAAGTGGTTCTGGTGGTTCTTTCAAACTGTCCCAGGTATCATAGGAATCTGATTTTAGACCTTCAGTGGTACAAAGACTGCTTGTTATATTATGCAATAATTCAGTTTTTTGATCTTTTTGGTCTTTTTCCTAGGAATGACTGGTGTCTTGCttctttttacttttgcatTTATGTATGTTTTTGCCTCACACTATTTCCGTCGCATCAGCTTTCAAGGATTTTGGATCACCCATTACCTCTACATTGTCGTGTACATTTTAGTAAGTACTTTTTTGACTAAAAAGACCCGAAATGTACTCTGTAGTCATGTGGCTTTCATTATGAGAGGCCATTTTTTATGAATAGTGTGATGCTCGCTTTATCAACAGACAGTTGTTCATGGCAGTTTTGCCCTGCTCCAAGAGCCCCGTTTCTACATCTACTTAATTCCACCTGCATTGCTCTTCCTGCTGGACAAACTGATCAGCTTGAGCAGGAAGAAGCTGGAGATCCCGGTGGTCAGAGCTGAGCTGCTGCCTTCAGGTGACACTTAGCATCTTCTAGAAATtctttaaaatgtcttgttaTTCTCTGCCTCTCCTTATTTTAGTCTTTGCTAACTAATTTGCACTTTTCGGTGCACTTCTAGCACATTCAAGTTCACACTTCCCTTGGCTGTCCTACTTGTAGGTGTGACACATCTGGAATTCAAGCGACCACAGGGCTTTGTGTACCGTTCAGGCCAGTGGGTTCGTATTGCATGCCTGATGTTGGGCACAGATGAGTACCACCCATTTACGCTGACGTCAGCCCCGCACGAAGAAACCCTGAGCCTGCACATCCGAGCTGTGGGGCCCTGGACCAGCCAGCTCAGAGACCTCTACACCGAAGAAAGCCTGCTTGAGCTCGGAGCCTATCCAAAGGTAGGTTTAAGCAttattctgtgtgtgtaatTAGATTAATCTGCTTCTCCATTCTTTGTCCTTTTATGACACTGATATTCATAATTTATTTCATCAAGCTGTACTTGGATGGCCCGTTTGGTGAGGGCCATCAGGAGTGGACTGACTTTGAGGTGTCTGTTCTGGTGGGAGGAGGAATTGGAGTCACCCCGTTCACGTCCATCCTAAAAGACCTGGTGTTCAAGTCCTCCATCAAGTCCAAGATTCAATGTAAAAAGGTGCTGCTTACATTCAAACAACCCACCATACATTTTGTCTTGAATCCTTCCCTGAAGCATTATTTATTTGTGCAAGAAGCCccctcaatctctctctctattctctCTCTAACATTTACTGATTATTTGAAGGTGTACTTCATCTGGGTGACACGTACACAGCGTCAGTTTGAGTGGGTGTCAGACATCATCAGAGAGGTGGAGGAGATGGACACCCAGGAACTGGTCTC
Proteins encoded in this window:
- the duox gene encoding dual oxidase 1, with protein sequence MDLRKWVWSICAAVGLVLIVSEHSRCEITWEVRRFDGWYNSLGYPRRGAVGSHLMRLVPAHYRDGVYQAVQEPLLPNPRRLSRLLAGGPSGLPSTRNQTVLSLFFGYHVSFEIFDSRTPGCPPEFINIPVPKGDPVFDPTGTGKVLLPFQRGPWDKESGQSPSHPRTQVNSVTAWIDGSSIYGPSTSWSDSLRSFSGGLLTSGSEWNMPNKATGHSLMWSAADPSTGDHGPHGLYELGNAWGNENIFTAAEGIIWFRYHNYVASKLHEEHPEWSDEELFQNARKTVVATFQNIALYEWLPGYLGDKKLPPYPGYQKFVDPGISPEFQAAAIRFGITMAPPGVYMRNRTCHFQKTVNIDGSLSPAMRLCNSFWKRQSDSVKSSHDVDNLLMGMASQIAEREDNIVVDDLRDFMYGPLRFSRTDLVAMTVQRGRDFGLRSYTEIRKALDLPPVKTFEDINPELNSNNPQLLHDIAELYNGDISKLELFPGGLLESLDGPGEVFATIILDQFERIRNGDRFWFENKQNDLFTHEEIQMIRNVTFHDVLIAVTNAEATDIQNNVFFWKDGDPCPQPTQLNASMLHPCTNATKLNYFDGSKAGFGIFIIVLFLFPVVSFLVACMVAYLRKYRYRKFQRRRKDGDRTEDPAVGITAFEWQGHKEPLHPVSVEVDEKRRLQVFDRSGSTHRCLNLGNQDYLDILLSNDRHHKALVLKVIKEYDLVLFFDDESKRAAFVKQVTDIGQEIRVTEMRERELLKEALTKEQRAPIVETFIRHAFSKVLEIEKCDAGDLSGISYKKAKEVLQCELTASEFADALGLKSDSLFVDSMFTLADKDGNGYLSFQEFLDVMVIFMKGSPEEKSKMMFSMNDIGGTGFLSKEEFARMLRSFIEISNGALSKSQAEDGIKAMMQAAGFDDKEKLTWEDFHFLLRDHEKELQFAQLNVKGMEKQGKKWLSRDQRVSFICPGNSNIKTDGPEIRRRKKSSVNTPNVYVKPKREQYIRNPIQKKIQHFKRFIENYRRHIVCFIVVYGIAAGVALERCYYYGLQADSTGIPETSVVGIIVSRGSAAAISFLFPYMLLTVCRNLITLCRETFLNRYIPFDAAIDFHRFMAMTAILLSVVHSLGHVVNIYIFSISDLNILSCLFPKVLSNNGSELPLKWFWWFFQTVPGMTGVLLLFTFAFMYVFASHYFRRISFQGFWITHYLYIVVYILTVVHGSFALLQEPRFYIYLIPPALLFLLDKLISLSRKKLEIPVVRAELLPSGVTHLEFKRPQGFVYRSGQWVRIACLMLGTDEYHPFTLTSAPHEETLSLHIRAVGPWTSQLRDLYTEESLLELGAYPKLYLDGPFGEGHQEWTDFEVSVLVGGGIGVTPFTSILKDLVFKSSIKSKIQCKKVYFIWVTRTQRQFEWVSDIIREVEEMDTQELVSVHTYITQVAEKFDLRTTMLYVCERHFQKVWSRSLFTGLRSVTHFGRPPLVSFFSSLQEVHPEVGKIGVFSCGPPGLTKNVEKACQQMNKRDQAHFLHHYENF